A window of Nerophis ophidion isolate RoL-2023_Sa unplaced genomic scaffold, RoL_Noph_v1.0 HiC_scaffold_34, whole genome shotgun sequence genomic DNA:
gagccagcaggcaaccattccaagcggaggcggatcagcagcgtagagatgtccccaaccgatacacaggcgagcggtccatcctgggtcccgactctggacagccagtgcttcatccatggccaccggacctgtgcccccccgcccaacccctccgcaagggagtggggggcagaggagaaaaagaaaagaaaagaaacggcagatcaactggtctaaaaggggatctatttaaaggctagagtatacaaatgagttttaaggtgagacttaaatgcttctactgaggtggcatctcgaactgttaccgggagggcattccagagtactggagcccgaacggaaaacgctctatagcccgcagacattttttgggctctaggaatcactaataagccggagtcctttgaacgcagatttcttgccgggacatatggtacaatacaatcggcaagataggatggagctagaccgtgtagtattttatacgtaagtagtaaaaccttaaagtcacatcttaagtgcacaggaaaccagtgcaggtgagccagtataggtatgtatatatgtatataaaggtatatacagtataggtatatatgtatgtatatatgtatataaaggtatatacagtataggtatatatgtatataaaggtatatgcagTATAAGCGTAATctgatcaaactttcttattcttgtgaaaagtctggcagccacattttgtaacaactgtaatcttttaatgctagacatgaggagacccgaaaataatacgttacagtaatcgagacgagacgtaacaaacgcatggataatgatctcggcgtcgttagtggacaatttggtgcaaattttagcgatattacggagatgaaagaaggtcgttttagtaacgctcttcatgtgtgactcaaaggagagagttgggtggaagataatacccagattctttaccgcgtcgccttgtttaattgtttggtttattattagtggtttaaaggcctactaaaatgagattttcttatgtaaacggggatagcaggtccattctatgtgtcatacttgatcatttcgcgatattgccatatttttgctgaaaggatttagtagagaacatccacgataaagttcgcaacgttcggtgctaagagaaaagccctgcctttaccggaagtcgcagacgatgacgtcacatgttgatggctcctcacatattcacattgtttttaacgggagcctccaacaaaacttcgattcggaccgagaaaacgacaatttccccattaatttgagcgaggatgaaagattcgtgtttgaggatattgacaactacaaaaaacaaacaaaacaaaaaaagaagttaaaaatgaaaaacgcgactgcattgggacggattccgatgtttttagacacatttactaggataattctgggaaatcccttatctttctattgtgttgctagtgttttagtgagtttaatattacctgatagtcggaggtgtgtctccacgggtgtcttgacgccagtgtctcagggaagtcgacggcagctttatggacggcacaagctcagcttttctccggtaagaagcgacgttttaactacaattttctcaccgaaacctgctggttgacatgtggtcgggatccatgttctcttgaccgcgctctgatccataggaaagtttcacctccaggaattttaaacaaggagtcactgtgtgtttgtgtggctaaaacttcccaactccatctttctactttgactcctccaatattaattgaacaaattgcaaaagattcagcaacacagatgtccaaaatactgtgtaattatgccgttaaagcagacgacttttagctgtgtgtgtgtgcagcgctcatacttcctaaaaacccgtgacgtcttgcgtacacgtcatcattacacaacgttttcaagacgaaactcccgggaaatttaaaattgcaatttagtaaactaaaaaggccgtattggcatgtgttgcaatgttaatatttcatcattgatatataaactatcagactgcgtggtggctagtagtggctttcagtaggtctttaacagaacgtatacatatttttaaatgtccattTTTCTTTCACAATGACTGAGATAGGCCCctgcgcccccgaaagggacaaggggtaaaaaatggatggataattatattgaataaaaatggtTAGGAATGAGTTTGGCGTTCATGCTTGTCACTTACTGCTGTGTCGTCCACACACTGGGAGCGTGTGCAAAAGTGCAATGTTTCGGATTaaaaaatcacatttatttttcatagtttggcttggggtgcgacttatactctggagggacttatgtgtgaaacttatttacacattactgtaaaatatcaataaatattatttatctcatttacaTAAGAGACCAGACGTACTGATAGAAGATGAAGCGGTACATTGTCTACTTtcgagttggcagagttgtttagaagtgacaccGAGTAagtagatttcatgggatttatcgattaggagtgacagatagtttggtaaaggtatagcatgatctataagttatagttatttgaatgactcttaccataatatgttaggttaacatagcaggcaccttctcagttggttatttatgcctcatataacgtacacttattcagcctgttgttcactattctttgtttattttaaattgcctatctaatgtctattcttggtgttggattttatcaaataaatgtccccaaaaaatgtgacttattctccagtgcgacctagatgttttttttccttctttattatgcattttcggccggtgcgatttattctccggagcgacttataattcgaaaaatacggtaaagggAAACCAATCCAAATCCATTGCTACTCTTTATAAAGTAAAACATGCTGAACAAGACATGTCTGCATATGTCATATTATTCTAttgtttttccatatttaacatattgtgttgaagtttggagaaatgtttataaaacaaatatagacccaattattcaacttcaaaaaagggtcatcagAATAATACACAACGCGTGCTACTATGGACATAcaaatccattatttatgagttctaATATGTCGAaattttcagatattgtgtttttaaaaaccttggaaattatatttcgagtaaagcaacagtcttccagcttgtattattcggttatttcaattaagaagagaaaactatcatttacggggatattgatttttgaaataggtaaagtaagaaggaatacaaaatacaaatgtatttcagttttaggagttaaatggtggaacaagctcagtgatgagttgaagacatgtagttctctcactgggtccatgtgtacactctcagttacattaacactgatattatacatgtgggccaatagatagaaatgctgttaaatgtagctttgatgtggcaagctacttttgcagtgtagcatgtagtgtagcttgctacaattctctgaggatagcttagctacatttaattgggagtaacttgtagcttagcttactacatattccaggtcgcttgcccatcactgtctgtttGGCCTAACTCAcgtgtgaatagtttgaatactgcaaacttcaatacagtaacacctcatttgtgttttatgttctgcagacgtccagcaggtgtcagcagagagtcatgaagagattccctccaagcagcaggagtggagctccagtgtgggacagaaggagctacagaccccctcccacattaaagaagaagaggaggaactgtggaagcagcttcaaatgttggtggaggataatgatgaagatgaagctcagtccttacagcttcatcacagtcaaagtgaggagaacagaggggcggagcttgtaagtcaacacatcacagaagctgatggagagcattgtgaacatataaagtcagaaccagacagcatctttgctcctctgtcagacatggaccacatcatgtcacactcttctgatcacagtgaccacatccaaaaacctttggagagtaaaaatgactccaaaggtgatacgagacatcacactaacaacaaacacttggactgctctgaatgtgggaaatcatttaaaCACAAGAGTTATATTacaatacacatgagaatacatactggagagaaaccttttacttgctctgtttgtaagaagagtttctccagaaagcttgacatgaccacacacatgagaacacacactggagagaaaccttttacttgctctgtttgtaagaagagtttctccacaaagcttgtcatgtccacacacatgagaacacatgcTGGAGAGAAACCTGTTACTTGCTctatttgtaagaagagtttctccacaaagcttgtcatgaccacacacatgagaacacatactggagagaaacctgttACTTGCTctatttgtaagaagagtttctccacaaagcttgtcatgaccacacacatgagaacacatactggggAGAAACCTGTTACTTGCTctatttgtaagaagagtttctccagaaagcaatacatgaccaaacacatgagaacacacactggagagaacccgttgagttgcactgtgtgtgataaAAGGTTCAGGTAtaagtatcaggtcagtaaacacaagtgtgtaacagtcatggaagctgcagggatttaaaaacacttagtgattgtgctaaatgtgcACTAATACCACatcatgtttaaaggggaacattattaccagacatatgtaagcgtcaataaataccttgatgttgcagaaaaaagaccacatgttttttaaccgatttccgaactctaaaagggcgaatttggcgatttaaacacctctcaattgttcgctgtcagagcgatgaccttttacccgtgacatcacaatgggaagcaatccaccatttcctcaaacacattacacacacaagtcaaatcagctctgttattttccgttttttcgactgttttccgtaccttggagacatcatgcctcgtcggtgtgttgtctgagggtgtaacaacacgatcaggaacggattcaagttggaatgtgcattgattagaacgtcatgctaatcaatgctaacatgctatttaggctagctgtaggtACATATCGCATCGCTATGCCTCATTTGCacctatatttacatccagcctttctctccacccacatttaaggccaaacaaacacataccaatcgacagattcaagttgcaccattgtcaaaagatgcgaaagtcccttgtttgttctgcacattttaccggcgatgctacgacagacatggcacagaggtgtggatatcctgtgacactcaaagcagatgcatttccaacgataaagtcaacgaaatcacaaaggtgagttttgttgatgttattgacttatgtgctaatcagacatatttgtacacggcatgactgccagctaatcaatgctaacattctatttaggctagttgtatgtacatttgtagctatatttgcatccagcctttccctccacccacatttaatgccaaacaaacacttaccaatcgacatatttaagttgctccagtggtcaaaagatgcaatctttggttagaaggcgatcgctgaatagcttcaatagctattcgctcaatagcttcagtttcttcttcaatttaatttttgctatctgcttccacactccaaccatccgtttcaatacatgcgataTCTGTGgaatcgcttaaaggggaacattatcaccagacctatgtaagcgtcaatatataccttgatgttgcagaaaaaagaccatatattttcttaaccgattttcgaactgtaaatgggtgaactttcgcgaattaaacgcctttctattattctttATGATGTCACATAGGGAGTCAAGCCgcaattttttcaaacacattgcaaacactgaGTCATAtcagctcagttattttccgttttttcgactgttttccgtaccttggagacattatgcctggtcggtgtgttgtcagagggtgtaacaacaagatcagggacggattcaagttgatttgcgTGGAGtctgcatcgattagcacggcatgctaacctatgctaaaatgctatgtaggctagctgtatgtacatttgtagctatatttgcatccagcctttccctccacccacatttaatgccaaacaaacacataccaatcgacgggtttaagttgctccagtgtcaaaagatgcgaaagtccctcgtttggtctgcacattttaccggcgatgctacgacagacatggctcagagatgtatggatatcctgcgacactcaaagcagatgcatttcctacgataaagtcaacgaaatcacaaaggtgagttttgttgatgttattgacttatgtgctaatcagacatatttggtcgcggcatgactgccagctaatcgatgctaacgtgctatttaggctagctgtatgtacatttgtagctatatttgcatccagcctttccctccacccacatttaatgccaaacaaacacttaccaatcgacggatttaagttgctccagtggtcaaaagatgcaatctttggttggaaggcaatcgccgaatagcttcaatagctattcactcaatagcttcagtttcttcttcactttcgttttcgctatctgcctccatactccaaccctccgtttcaatacatgtgtaatctgttgaatcgcttaagccgctgaaatccgaatctgaattcgagctaatgtcgctatatcttgttgttctatccgccatgtttgattgtattggcatcactatgtgacgtcacaggaaaatagacggtggatttacaaatagcgaaaatcaggcactttaaagcctttttttgggatattccatgattggtaaaattttgaaaaaaacttcgaaaaataaaataagctactgggaactgatttttattggttttaactcttctgaaattgtgataatgtccccctttaatatgaatgtatatttgatgttgtatgtagtgcttctcatcttctactgttatatGTTATCCTGGagtttttaagttgtgtgcatgtaCTGAATATCATGTATGTAGCTACTAATTTATTTGATTTTCTCATTGTTAAAGAGAGGACATCTTTATTTTCACTTGGGGgtttttttcacacattttcttcctatgtatttttattgatgttattatccaattaaaagtatgaatgaataaaatatttcacaaaatgtGGACTCTATAGATGAGCAGCATTgttacatcatggatgttaactacagcaaaacatcaacaaagaagaaaaaggctgaagttagcaacacatcactgaactttagagtcatcgtgagtggagttgcttgtttttattgctgcatttgtacttatttcacctcacatcttcactttcAACTCTAAAGTCTTTTACAAATATATTGTTCTGGGCTTCTAAGATTGATgtttactatgtgtgtgtagtctgtggaaagggttgttgtcccttgtggatcaatttgTTCACTTGAAcagatacatcatcatcatcatcatcatcatcattatcaaaatacagatttaagcactgtattagagtgcctcttgtagtactccaactcgccacattgagaagtgggggcgatcgtgagctagcagatgcatgttgctatcatgttttatcagcgaggaagacagcatttgtgtttacttttttgtcggATCCAAGTTGTATTGCTctgctgaataaatgaatcactatggctgccaatatggaggattatatatatatatatgtatatatatatatgtgtgtgtgtgtgtgtattctgggaaatcccttatctttctattgtgttgctagtgttttagtgagtttaacagtacctgatagtcagatgtgtgtgttcacaggtgtgttgacgccagtgtctcagggaagtcgacggctgctttatgggcggcacaagctgacctaagaagagactttttaccacaattttctcaccgaaacctgctggttgacattgggtcgggatccatgttcgctgtgatccatagtaaagtttcacctctgtgaattttaaacaaggaatcaccgtgtgtttgtgtggctaaaggctaaagcttcccaactccctctttctactttgtcttctccattatcaattgaacaaattgcaaaagattcaacaacacagatctccaaaatactgtgtaattatgccgttaaagcggacgacttttagctgtgtgtgtgtgtgtgtgtgtgtgtgtgtgcagcgctcatatttcctaacagcctgtgacgtcaagcgtacacgtcatcattacgcgacgttttcaagaaaaaacacccgggaaatttaaattgcaatttagtaaactaaagcggccgtattggcatgtgttgcaatgttaatatttcatcattgatatataaactatcagactgcgtggtgggtagtagtggcttccAGTAGGTctttaggtcggggtctgatcatgactagtcataaatatcgacaccaacatcgcccccttgtggtggaaaattataacagtcataacttccttccacatgctccaatcttcctgatttgttttatggtgggtgaagatcatcgtcattctacatcctgtacgcaaattcaaaatgacatttttcatactcagcacattttctaacataatcttgttaatatgctcaataaggttctattcaaatgtaatacaagtaatacgtaagactttatttgcacacttaaggagataagtttccaggtaaaaaggattgtttatcaatttattttccatgcattaatttagatccagaacacacattgttatatatcttattatattataatcattactataattgaatgtaagtttgtgtaaaatattttcacacaacaaagtgtgaatacatgttgtaaagtgtgggcttgagttataattgatataatacaattaggtatggcaaatgcattttgtttacttgccaactattcaaattatatttaatatacatgtttatataatgtcatgtaatatgacttcaacattatttttgttaaaataagagtttatttgctaaccagttctacttctgagtatttattttattttgttattgaacaattaaacatacataaacaatgtttagacacattaaggtactttcaatacaatatgagtgtCAGGCCTTGacatggattgagtgtgctccttcgacacagcgggattacaggacgagccaggcgtgaattcaggtacatgtttttattcaaacactctaatcaaaaataatcaaactaagggcgctcacaaagaggaagaaacttggctaaacagtacaaacgtgaaacaaaaacacctgctcaagggcatgaaagaaaatttaactataaacataaacagcacaatggcaagactaaagacatgaaacaaaagagtgcactgtggcataaatatataaacttactcggcatggaactgtggacagggcgtaaaggtttggacagcatgggtagggtgcgtgtgagtgtgaagatcccaggacgaagacaagaaaaagagtgacttaaatagctgtgactattagtgaaaacaggtgtgaggctgagaacagggatgtgacaggtgaaaactcatgaggttggcatggaaacaaacaaaaccaggaagtgcaaaacgtgactgattgtccaaaatcaaaaacataacatgacaaaacaaaacatgatccataggtgtgacaatgagtcaatgttttttcaatattttactcagcaatataaaaaaaacatcacattaa
This region includes:
- the LOC133546606 gene encoding zinc finger protein 892-like is translated as MARMFGYPLTLKADAFPTIKSNKSAARPPLNVPKCVSYSGTKDLDSTASNGGNLFPQTSELNPLDVLAHTASTEDDQVKNMGPSFPGLPTSTPKPDRSAFRKRERMRVLQDIFSNSYRHSTEEDDYQTFSRAHIGVQIYPDVKSKDVQQPPHIKKEEENPQPPHIKEEEEEVWISQEGECPVGQEEADVSKFPLTVVSVKTEEHEDKPPESSQLHHSPNVQQVSAESHEEIPSKQQEWSSSVGQKELQTPSHIKEEEEELWKQLQMLVEDNDEDEAQSLQLHHSQSEENRGAELVSQHITEADGEHCEHIKSEPDSIFAPLSDMDHIMSHSSDHSDHIQKPLESKNDSKGDTRHHTNNKHLDCSECGKSFKHKSYITIHMRIHTGEKPFTCSVCKKSFSRKLDMTTHMRTHTGEKPFTCSVCKKSFSTKLVMSTHMRTHAGEKPVTCSICKKSFSTKLVMTTHMRTHTGEKPVTCSICKKSFSTKLVMTTHMRTHTGEKPVTCSICKKSFSRKQYMTKHMRTHTGENPLSCTVCDKRFRYKYQVSKHKCVTVMEAAGI